TCGTTGAGCAGGTCCGCGCCGGCCGCCACCGCCTCCGTCGCGACTTCGGCCCGCCAGGTGTCGATGGAGATGACCACCTCCGGGAACGCGGCCCGTACGGCGGCGATGGTGTCGACCGTGCGCCGGATCTCCTCGGCCACGTCCACCTCGGTGCCCGGCCCCGCCTTGACCCCGCCGATGTCGATGATCGCCGCGCCCTCGTCGACAGCCCGCTCGACGGCGCGCAGCGCGCTGTCGGCGCCGAAGGTGGCGCCCCGGTCGAAGAACGAGTCCGGTGTGCGGTTGACGATGGCCATCACCACCAGCTCACCCGGGGCGAACGTCCGCCCACCAAGCCGAAGTGCCCCGGCCATGACGCCTCCCGACTGTCCGCACCGTCGCCGCTGCTCCGGCCGTCACCGACGCTAGCCGGTCGGTCGGTCGCCGAGCCGGGCGGGCGTGGACGTCGATGGTGATCGGGGTGGTGGGGTCGCTCCCAGCCGGCTGTCGTGCCACGATCAGTGCATGGGTCAGCTTCTGCTCCTCCTGGTCGTGGCGTTGACTGTCGCGGCGGTGGTTTTCGGCGTGACGGTGTTGGTCAGTGGCCGGGATCCCGGTCTCGCGTCGACCGAACCGGATTCGCAGGCCATCCCCCTGCCGGCCACCCGGCCACTGAGGGAATCCGATGTGGGCGCGGTCCGGTTCGACACCGGGTTGCGCGGGTACCGGATGGCCCAGGTCGACCAGGCGATGCGCCGTGCGGCCTACGACATCGGCTACAAGTCCGAGCTGATCGGCGTGTTGGAGGCGGAGGTCATCGCGTTGCGCGAGGGCCGCACCGACGACGCGGACGCGCTGCGCCAGGCCCGGGAGCAGGCCGCCGGGGCGGTGCCGGACGCGACCGCGGCGGAGCCGGACGAAACTGCGGCGCCGGCCGAGGGCACGGCGGCTGACGACGGCACGGTGCCGGCCGAGGCGGAC
The DNA window shown above is from Micromonospora lupini and carries:
- a CDS encoding DivIVA domain-containing protein, which produces MGQLLLLLVVALTVAAVVFGVTVLVSGRDPGLASTEPDSQAIPLPATRPLRESDVGAVRFDTGLRGYRMAQVDQAMRRAAYDIGYKSELIGVLEAEVIALREGRTDDADALRQAREQAAGAVPDATAAEPDETAAPAEGTAADDGTVPAEADALPAATSSAADSDGVAPAESEPTAAHKPTDDAPAADAPTARTPSADEPAGDEPAGDAGQHGAVVRSESA